From a single Triplophysa rosa linkage group LG17, Trosa_1v2, whole genome shotgun sequence genomic region:
- the mlec gene encoding malectin isoform X2, translating to MRRVTVRCVWRIVFAALWLLVEECRTESAAPSLAERVIWAVNAGGDAHTDVHGIHFKKDPLEGKLGKASDYGVRLPILRSSPEDQILYQTERYNEDTFGYEVPIREEGDYILVLKFSEVYFAQSQQKVFDVRVNGHVVVKDLDIFDRVGHSTAHDEIVPLSVKRGKLSVHGEVSTFNGKLAVEFVKGYYDNPKICALYVMKGKLEDVPKLQPHPGLEKREDEEEEEEEGEGGEGEKKTTSTSSKNPVRSGPRTPNPYATDNSSLMFPILVAFGVFIPTLFCLCRL from the exons ATGAGGAGAGTGACGGTGAGGTGTGTTTGGCGGATCGTATTTGCGGCGTTGTGGCTTCTGGTGGAAGAGTGTCGGACTGAAAGCGCGGCCCCGAGTCTGGCTGAACGAGTCATCTGGGCTGTAAACGCCGGCGGGGACGCGCACACAGACGTGCAcggcattcattttaaaaaagatCCACTGGAAGGAAAATTGGGGAAAG CATCCGACTACGGGGTTCGTTTGCCCATCCTGCGTTCCAGCCCGGAGGATCAGATTCTCTACCAGACAGAACGCTACAACGAAGATACGTTCGGTTACGAAGTACCCATCAGAGAAGAGGGAGACTACATTCTCGTCCTGaaattttcagaggtttacttTGCTCAGTCCCAGCAGAAG GTGTTTGACGTGCGTGTGAATGGCCACGTTGTGGTGAAGGATCTGGATATCTTCGACCGTGTGGGGCACAGCACAGCTCATGATGAAATAGTGCCATTGTCCGTAAAAAGAGGAAAGCTAAGTGTGCATGGAGAGGTTTCCACTTTTAATGGAAAACTCGCTGTGGAGTTTGTAAAG GGTTACTATGACAACCCCAAGATATGTGCCCTATATGTGATGAAGGGCAAGCTTGAAG ACGTGCCGAAACTGCAGCCACATCCCGGTCTGGAAAAGCGAGAGGAcgaagaggaagaagaggaggagggggAAGGAGGAGAAGGAGAAAAGAAGACCACCTCAACCTCTTCCAAGAATCCCGTTCGGTCCGGGCCCCGAACCCCCAACCCGTACGCCACCGACAACAGCAGCCTAATGTTTCCTATACTGGTGGCATTCGGGGTCTTCATACCCACCCTCTTCTGCCTCTGCCGCCTGTGA
- the LOC130567932 gene encoding uncharacterized protein LOC130567932, whose product MSLEEQHDSESEFKRKRSESPVSTSTTCEHADLSEGPSDEYRNKRVKTERPASPAPSFLSLKSDLSMAPPDNFKGVVFPLDFRERPASPTPSYMSLRTDMSIDAPNNFKREQTFHMDTRVGSERAPSPTLSSVSELTECFVERPTNFKAEETYHLGPRLLTENCLKCPVCKSILKDPVSIPCGHNFCRDCINSSWDSAEDYACPQCERGYRICPELNTNTALAEVVKHLQQAGFSPALPPCSYAGPEDVACDLCSDQRLKAVKTCLTCGVYLCETHIRSHYTIPALQKHTLSDVTGAMEKKLSTQNLPTDNFSSICGEQEKDRSMSESGLNTSMANEDAGISTPETDVKTNLELMYSKLQQEVLGLKESFSKFKKHNTKTDKYVWEGSDDEESYKDSDEEENENSYDEEDSFNYDIDNDSEMDKSDESKSENDNDDEDEYNVDEDNEYDEEEDHYEYDEDEDNDNSDEEDEYDVDEYGY is encoded by the exons ATGAGTCTTGAAGAACAACATGATTCCGAAAG CGAATTCAAAAGAAAGAGATCAGAGTCGCCTGTGTCCACATCTACGACATGTGAACACGCAGATCTCAGTGAAGGACCAAGTGATGAATACAgaaataaaag AGTAAAGACAGAGAGACCAGCTTCTCCCGCACCCAGCTTTCTGTCTTTGAAGTCAGATTTGTCAATGGCTCCACCAGAtaactttaaaggagtagtgtTCCCTTTAGATTTCAG AGAAAGACCAGCTTCTCCTACTCCTAGCTATATGTCTTTGAGGACAGATATGTCAATAGATGCACCAAACAACTTCAAAAGAGAACAAACATTTCATATGGATACAAg AGTTGGGTCAGAGAGAGCCCCTTCACCTACACTTAGCTCTGTTTCTGAATTGACAGAGTGTTTCGTTGAACGACCAACTAACTTTAAAGCTGAAGAGACGTACCACTTGGGTCCAAG ACTGCTGACAGAGAATTGTTTGAAGTGTCCAGTATGCAAATCTATATTGAAGGATCCAGTCTCCATTCCATGTGGCCACAATTTCTGCAGAGACTGTATTAATTCATCCTGGGACAGTGCGGAAGATTATGCCTGCCCACAGTGTGAAAGAGGGTACAGAATATGTCCAGAGCttaacacaaacacagcacTGGCAGAGGTGGTTAAACACCTACAGCAGGCAGGCTTTAGTCCAGCACTTCCACCATGTTCTTATGCTGGGCCTGAAGATGTTGCCTGTGATCTCTGCTCTGACCAGAGGTTGAAAGCAGTGAAGACCTGTTTAACCTGTGGTGTGTACCTTTGTGAAACTCATATAAGAAGCCATTACACAATACCAGCACTACAGAAGCACACACTATCTGATGTAACTGGTGCAATGGAGAAGAAACTGTCCACGCAAAACTTGCCAACAGACAACTTCAGCAGCATCTGTGGAGAGCAG GAAAAAGACAGGAGCATGTCAGAGTCTGGGCTGAATACGTCAATGGCAAATGAAGATGCAGGAATCTCCACACCCGAGACCGACGTTAAGACAAATCTTGAACTTATGTACTCCAAACTACAGCAAGAAGTTTTGGGGCTTAAAGAAAGCTTTTCGAAATTTAAGAAACATAATACTAAGACGGATAAATATGTGTGGGAGGGGTCTGATGATGAAGAGAGCTACAAAGATTCTGATGAAGAGGAGAATGAAAATAGTTATGATGAGGAAGACAGCTTTAACTATGATATTGATAATGACTCTGAAATGGACAAATCAGATGAGTCCAAGTCAGAGAACGATAATGATGATGAGGATGAATACAATGTAGATGAAGACAATGAATACGACGAAGAGGAAGACCATTATGAATACGATGAAGATGAAGACAATGATAATTCTGATGAGGAAGATGAATATGATGTAGATGAATATGGTTATTAA
- the cabp1a gene encoding calcium-binding protein 1a isoform X2: MATLTDLGARIKEGFLVMQLRPEQLDCLDDRFINRELRPEEIDELQEAFNEFDKDKDGFISCKDLGNCMRTMGYMPTEMELIELSQQINMNLGGHVDFEDFVGLMGPKLLAETADMIGIKELRNAFKEFDTNGDGEISTGELREAMRKLLGQQVGHRDLEDILRDIDLNGDGRVDFEEFVRMVSR, from the exons atggcTACTTTGACTGATTTGGGCGCACGGATTAAAGAAGGTTTTCTAGTAATGCAGTTAAGGCCAGAACAGCTAGATTGCCTGGATGACCGTTTTATT AATCGAGAGTTGAGACCCGAGGAGATTGATG AGTTGCAAGAAGCTTTTAATGAGTTTGATAAAGATAAAGATGGTTTTATCAGCTGCAAGGATCTTGGAAACTGCATGAGAACGATGGGCTACATGCCCACCGAAATGGAATTAATCGAACTGAGCCAACAAATCAACATGAATC TAGGTGGCCATGTGGATTTCGAGGACTTTGTGGGATTGATGGGACCCAAACTCCTTGCCGAAACTGCAGACATGATTGGCATTAAAGAGCTGAGAAATGCCTTCAAAGAG TTTGACACAAATGGAGATGGAGAGATAAGCACAGGGGAGCTGAGAGAAGCTATGAGGAAACTGCTTGGACAACAG GTTGGTCATCGAGACCTGGAGGACATACTGAGAGATATTGATTTGAATGGAGATGGCAGAGTAGACTTTGAAG AATTTGTTCGCATGGTATCCCGCTGA
- the unc119.1 gene encoding protein unc-119 homolog B: MNSQSSRNETAAAAVNGSDSTAAAARDRKTGGGVLKRLKSRRNQVERRPVTEEELRALGRDITPDEVLGLRAVTLDYLCKPEDNIYNIDFTRFKIRDLETGTVLFEIAKPPHCELDEEDEENGDADISAGRFVRYQFTPAFLKLCTVGATVEFTVGDRPVNNFRMIERHYFQERLLKSFDFDFGFCIPNSRNTCEHIYEFPQLPDDLIRLMIEHPYETRSDSFYFVDNKLIMHNKADYAYNGGQ, translated from the exons ATGAACAGTCAGAGTTCTCGCAACGAAACGGCAGCCGCCGCGGTTAACGGCTCGGATTCAACCGCAGCGGCTGCCCGCGATCGGAAAACAGGAGGTGGCGTTCTGAAAAGGCTTAAATCGCGAAGAAATCAAGTGGAGCGACGGCCTGTGACGGAGGAAGAGCTGCGGGCGCTGGGCAGAGACATCACTCCGGATGAAGTTTTGGGGCTCCGCGCAGTCACTCTCG ACTATCTGTGTAAACCAGAGGACAATATCTACAACATTGACTTCACACGCTTCAAGATCAGAGACTTGGAGACGGGCACAGTGCTTTTTGAGATCGCCAAACCGCCACACTGTG AACTTGATGAGGAAGACGAGGAAAACGGAGATGCTGACATAAGCGCTGGGCGTTTCGTCCGTTACCAATTTACTCCAGCGTTCCTTAAATTGTGCACAGTTGGAGCCAC TGTGGAGTTCACAGTTGGCGATCGGCCTGTTAACAACTTCAGGATGATCGAGAGACATTATTTCCAAGAGCGGCTCCTGAAGAGCTTCGACTTCGACTTTGGTTTCTGTATCCCGAACAGTCGGAACACCTGCGAGCACATCTACGAGTTTCCTCAGCTCCCAGATGATCTCA TTCGGTTGATGATTGAACACCCGTACGAGACCAGATCAGACAGCTTCTACTTTGTGGACAACAAGCTGATCATGCACAACAAGGCAGACTACGCTTACAACGGGGGCCAGTAG
- the lg17h12orf43 gene encoding protein CUSTOS: MSESSSEEENADRFKEAAWSFGSQDVKICGEEKVSSGRQSHRTEVSKHEHDGNELGTTPEFRSHVAKKLGAILDGCISEVCSDTVASQPCQPKSTDEEKDEGFRLFFTSAPGKWMEREELSPPQKKRRPVPSSSDSDSEMEMRFREAAVSVSDLLAPSAPPLAEKKSGETEDGGENDTADTVPKKRKRKRKRKMATEASEKVIVQFEKQSNGDPDEQHTVTENLTKKKKKKKRKKLEDG; this comes from the exons ATGTCTGAAAGCAGCAGTGAAGAGGAAAACGCTGACAGATTTAAAGAGGCAGCGTGGAGTTTTGGATCTCAGGATGTCAAGATCTGTGGAGAAG AGAAAGTCAGCAGTGGCAGGCAAAGTCATAG AACAGAAGTTTCAAAACATGAACATGATGGCAATGAGCTCGGGACAACACCAGAGTTCAGATCCCATGTGGCAAAAAAGTTAGGAGCCATATTGGATGG gTGTATTTCAGAGGTGTGTTCTGATACTGTTGCTTCACAACCTTGTCAGCCTAAAAGTACAGACGAAGAGAAGGATGAAG GTTTTCGTCTCTTCTTCACTTCTGCTCCTGGAAAATGGATGGAGCGTGAAGAGTTATCTCCACCCCAAAAAAAGAGACGCCCAGTTCCCAGCTCTAG TGACAGTGACAGTGAGATGGAGATGAGGTTTCGAGAAGCTGCAGTGTCTGTTTCAGATCTGCTTGCCCCTTCAGCTCCACCCCTCGCAGAGAAGAAAAGTGGAGAGACAGAGGATGGAGGGGAGAATGACACTGCAGACACAGtaccaaagaaaagaaagcgaaaaaggaaaagaaaaatggCCACAGAAGCAAGTGAGAAAGTTATTGTTCAGTTTGAGAAACAATCTAATGGAGATCCAGATGAGCAGCACACTGTAACAGAAAATTTgacaaagaaaaagaagaaaaagaaaaggaaaaaattgGAAGATGGATGA
- the mlec gene encoding malectin isoform X1, whose product MRRVTVRCVWRIVFAALWLLVEECRTESAAPSLAERVIWAVNAGGDAHTDVHGIHFKKDPLEGKLGKASDYGVRLPILRSSPEDQILYQTERYNEDTFGYEVPIREEGDYILVLKFSEVYFAQSQQKVFDVRVNGHVVVKDLDIFDRVGHSTAHDEIVPLSVKRGKLSVHGEVSTFNGKLAVEFVKGYYDNPKICALYVMKGKLEGKREPEDFLGCTFRRAETAATSRSGKARGRRGRRGGGGRRRRRKEDHLNLFQESRSVRAPNPQPVRHRQQQPNVSYTGGIRGLHTHPLLPLPPVRGKQVNERERGERADIRLWRGGKGRTAMGQAVTQTDVTTGRKAKGELGTYRNAGV is encoded by the exons ATGAGGAGAGTGACGGTGAGGTGTGTTTGGCGGATCGTATTTGCGGCGTTGTGGCTTCTGGTGGAAGAGTGTCGGACTGAAAGCGCGGCCCCGAGTCTGGCTGAACGAGTCATCTGGGCTGTAAACGCCGGCGGGGACGCGCACACAGACGTGCAcggcattcattttaaaaaagatCCACTGGAAGGAAAATTGGGGAAAG CATCCGACTACGGGGTTCGTTTGCCCATCCTGCGTTCCAGCCCGGAGGATCAGATTCTCTACCAGACAGAACGCTACAACGAAGATACGTTCGGTTACGAAGTACCCATCAGAGAAGAGGGAGACTACATTCTCGTCCTGaaattttcagaggtttacttTGCTCAGTCCCAGCAGAAG GTGTTTGACGTGCGTGTGAATGGCCACGTTGTGGTGAAGGATCTGGATATCTTCGACCGTGTGGGGCACAGCACAGCTCATGATGAAATAGTGCCATTGTCCGTAAAAAGAGGAAAGCTAAGTGTGCATGGAGAGGTTTCCACTTTTAATGGAAAACTCGCTGTGGAGTTTGTAAAG GGTTACTATGACAACCCCAAGATATGTGCCCTATATGTGATGAAGGGCAAGCTTGAAGGTAAGAGGGAGCCTGAGGATTTCTTGGGTTGCACTTTCAG ACGTGCCGAAACTGCAGCCACATCCCGGTCTGGAAAAGCGAGAGGAcgaagaggaagaagaggaggagggggAAGGAGGAGAAGGAGAAAAGAAGACCACCTCAACCTCTTCCAAGAATCCCGTTCGGTCCGGGCCCCGAACCCCCAACCCGTACGCCACCGACAACAGCAGCCTAATGTTTCCTATACTGGTGGCATTCGGGGTCTTCATACCCACCCTCTTCTGCCTCTGCCGCCTGTGAGGGGGAAACAAGTGaacgagagggagagaggagaaAGGGCGGACATCAGGCTGTGGAGGGGGGGGAAGGGACGCACAGCCATGGGACAGGCAGTAACACAGACTGACGTTACAACAGGCAGAAAAGCAAAAGGCGAGTTAGGGACATACAGAAACGCAGGAGTTTGA
- the cabp1a gene encoding calcium-binding protein 1a isoform X1 encodes MSFTLPKSESTTSLLRSSAPTRRAVQHPEHPGARRLQHQRSAAASAASGAETALEESFWTADCDASSRRPLCHPSLVGNRNSGEKSHPQHSHSHGLALSTARSQEDLPELPGGRERKSSKRHHHHHHHHHHHHHHHRHRSTRDDMPQEPLPKHSHAARTPNRTQSFSECRDETALFFESPQLDRARPGSTTSREARPPSTASSSPVPASSSRSSRRTGRSSAASSESDLNLRPFLNSVFGQNRELRPEEIDELQEAFNEFDKDKDGFISCKDLGNCMRTMGYMPTEMELIELSQQINMNLGGHVDFEDFVGLMGPKLLAETADMIGIKELRNAFKEFDTNGDGEISTGELREAMRKLLGQQVGHRDLEDILRDIDLNGDGRVDFEEFVRMVSR; translated from the exons ATGAGTTTCACGCTCCCCAAAAGCGAATCGACGACTTCTTTGCTGCGATCCTCCGCACCGACCAGGAGAGCTGTTCAGCATCCCGAGCATCCCGGAGCCCGTCGGTTACAGCATCAGCGTTCAGCGGCAGCGTCCGCAGCATCAGGAGCGGAGACCGCATTAGAGGAGTCGTTTTGGACGGCGGATTGCGATGCCAGCTCTCGGAGACCCCTGTGTCACCCCTCACTGGTCGGTAACCGGAATAGCGGAGAGAAGAGCCACCCACAGCACTCCCACTCGCACGGACTCGCTCTTTCCACGGCGCGCAGCCAGGAGGACCTGCCGGAGCTCCCAGGTGGAAGAGAGCGCAAGTCATCCAAACGACACCATCATCACCATCACcaccatcatcaccatcatcatcaccatcgCCACCGGTCCACCCGGGACGACATGCCCCAAGAGCCCCTACCCAAACACTCTCACGCCGCTCGCACGCCGAACAGGACTCAGTCTTTCTCCGAATGCAGGGACGAAACGGCACTGTTTTTTGAGTCACCCCAGCTGGACCGGGCTCGACCGGGGTCGACAACGAGTAGAGAGGCGCGTCCACCCTCCACTGCCTCATCCTCACCGGTACCGGCGTCCTCCAGCCGCTCCTCTCGGAGGACGGGGAGGTCCAGCGCAGCATCTTCTGAGTCGGATTTAAATCTGCGCCCCTTCCTCAACTCTGTGTTCGGACAG AATCGAGAGTTGAGACCCGAGGAGATTGATG AGTTGCAAGAAGCTTTTAATGAGTTTGATAAAGATAAAGATGGTTTTATCAGCTGCAAGGATCTTGGAAACTGCATGAGAACGATGGGCTACATGCCCACCGAAATGGAATTAATCGAACTGAGCCAACAAATCAACATGAATC TAGGTGGCCATGTGGATTTCGAGGACTTTGTGGGATTGATGGGACCCAAACTCCTTGCCGAAACTGCAGACATGATTGGCATTAAAGAGCTGAGAAATGCCTTCAAAGAG TTTGACACAAATGGAGATGGAGAGATAAGCACAGGGGAGCTGAGAGAAGCTATGAGGAAACTGCTTGGACAACAG GTTGGTCATCGAGACCTGGAGGACATACTGAGAGATATTGATTTGAATGGAGATGGCAGAGTAGACTTTGAAG AATTTGTTCGCATGGTATCCCGCTGA